A genomic region of Alligator mississippiensis isolate rAllMis1 chromosome 4, rAllMis1, whole genome shotgun sequence contains the following coding sequences:
- the KCTD17 gene encoding BTB/POZ domain-containing protein KCTD17 isoform X2 encodes MRMEGREEMQRAERVSYAWETHQPPPATSSRGKWVRLNVGGTIFLTTRQTLCREQKSFLCRLCQGEELQSDQDETGAYLIDRDPTYFGPILNFLRHGKLVLDKDMAEEGVLEEAEFYNIGPLIRIIKDRLEEKDYTVTQVPPKHVYRVLQCQEEELTQMVSTMSDGWRFEQLVNIGSTYNYGNEDQTEFLCVVSKELYNSPNGLSSEPSRKVKSTEEDPEEEEQEEEAEAEAEAEEKGAANP; translated from the exons atgaggatggaaggaagggaggaaatgcAACGGGCAGAAAGGGTTTCTTATGCCTGGGAAACtcaccagcctccccctgccaccagcagcaggggcaagtGGGTACGGCTGAATGTTGGGGGCACCATCTTCCTAACCACGAGGCAGACCCTGTGCCGGGAACAGAAATCATTCCTGTGCCGCTTGTGccagggggaggagctgcagTCGGACCAG GATGAGACTGGTGCCTACCTCATAGACCGGGACCCCACATACTTTGGACCTATCCTGAATTTTCTCCGTCATGGCAAGCTGGTACTGGATAAAGATATGGCTGAAGAGG GGGTTCTGGAAGAAGCCGAGTTCTATAACATTGGCCCTTTAATCAGAATAATCAAGGACAGACTGGAGGAGAAGGACTACACAGTAACACAG GTTCCACCAAAACATGTGTACCGGGTGCTGCAATGCCAGGAAGAAGAGCTCACTCAGATGGTTTCCACCATGTCAGATGGCTGGCGTTTTGAGCAG ctGGTGAATATTGGTTCAACCTATAACTATGGGAATGAGGACCAGACAGAGTTTTTGTGCGTGGTCTCCAAAGAGCTGTACAATTCTCCTAATGGCCTGAGCTCTGAGCCCAGCCGCAAAGTCAAG AGCACAgaggaggatccagaggaggaagagcaggaggaggaggcagaggcagaggcagaagcagaggagAAAGGTGCAGCAAATCCCTGa
- the KCTD17 gene encoding BTB/POZ domain-containing protein KCTD17 isoform X1, with product MRMEGREEMQRAERVSYAWETHQPPPATSSRGKWVRLNVGGTIFLTTRQTLCREQKSFLCRLCQGEELQSDQDETGAYLIDRDPTYFGPILNFLRHGKLVLDKDMAEEGVLEEAEFYNIGPLIRIIKDRLEEKDYTVTQVPPKHVYRVLQCQEEELTQMVSTMSDGWRFEQLVNIGSTYNYGNEDQTEFLCVVSKELYNSPNGLSSEPSRKVKVRLTFTSPSLLMAYLHYRKSLFSLFPLSTSAVS from the exons atgaggatggaaggaagggaggaaatgcAACGGGCAGAAAGGGTTTCTTATGCCTGGGAAACtcaccagcctccccctgccaccagcagcaggggcaagtGGGTACGGCTGAATGTTGGGGGCACCATCTTCCTAACCACGAGGCAGACCCTGTGCCGGGAACAGAAATCATTCCTGTGCCGCTTGTGccagggggaggagctgcagTCGGACCAG GATGAGACTGGTGCCTACCTCATAGACCGGGACCCCACATACTTTGGACCTATCCTGAATTTTCTCCGTCATGGCAAGCTGGTACTGGATAAAGATATGGCTGAAGAGG GGGTTCTGGAAGAAGCCGAGTTCTATAACATTGGCCCTTTAATCAGAATAATCAAGGACAGACTGGAGGAGAAGGACTACACAGTAACACAG GTTCCACCAAAACATGTGTACCGGGTGCTGCAATGCCAGGAAGAAGAGCTCACTCAGATGGTTTCCACCATGTCAGATGGCTGGCGTTTTGAGCAG ctGGTGAATATTGGTTCAACCTATAACTATGGGAATGAGGACCAGACAGAGTTTTTGTGCGTGGTCTCCAAAGAGCTGTACAATTCTCCTAATGGCCTGAGCTCTGAGCCCAGCCGCAAAGTCAAGGTGAGACTAACTTTTACGTCACCCTCCCTGTTAATGGCTTATCTTCATTACCGTAAGagcctcttctctctctttcctctatcAACTTCAGCTGTGAGTTAA
- the MPST gene encoding 3-mercaptopyruvate sulfurtransferase isoform X1, giving the protein MVRGAPVNKGLESSDKPQGLAEPSQELRAMSQQFLYRALVSAKWVSEAIKSPQPGLAVRLLDASWYLPKMKRDPRREFEERHIPGAAFFDIDQCSDRTSPYDHMLPSTDDFAEYVGKLGVGNDSHVVVYDGSDQGLFSAPRVWWMFRAFGHDAVSLLDGGLKNWQREGYLLSSGKSRTAPAEFHASLDKSLVKSHEDIKKNVESRHFQLVDARSAGRFRGIEVEPRNGIEPGHIPGSLNIPFVDFLTETGFEKTPEEIHNLFQEKKVELSKPLVATCGSGVTACHVALGAYLCGKPDVAIYDGAWVEWYMRAEPEDVISEGKGKIV; this is encoded by the exons ATGGTACGAGGGGCTCCTGTTAATAAAGG TTTGGAGAGTTCAGATAAGCCACAGGGACTGGCTGAACCCAGTCAGGAGTTGAGAGCAATGTCACAGCAGTTCCTCTACCGTGCTTTGGTGTCAGCGAAATGGGTGTCAGAAGCCATCAAGtccccacagcctgggctggctgtgaggCTCTTAGATGCATCCTGGTACCTCCCGAAAATGAAGCGTGATCCCCGGCGGGAATTTGAGGAGCGCCATATCCCCGGGGCAGCCTTCTTTGACATTGACCAGTGCAGTGACCGTACCTCACCATATGACCATATGTTGCCTAGTACAGATGACTTTGCAGAGTATGTGGGCAAGCTGGGTGTGGGAAATGACTCTCACGTGGTTGTGTATGATGGCAGCGATCAGGGGCTCTTCTCTGCTCCCCGGGTCTGGTGGATGTTCCGGGCCTTTGGGCACGATGCTGTTTCCCTTCTGGATGGTGGCCTGAAGAACTGGCAGCGAGAGGGGTATCTGCTGAGCTCTGGCAAGAGTCGGACAGCTCCTGCTGAGTTCCACGCCTCCCTAGACAAATCGCTGGTGAAGAGCCATGAGGACATAAAGAAGAACGTGGAATCTCGTCATTTCCAGCTGGTGGATGCTCGCTCTGCTGGGCGATTCAGGGGGATAGAGGTGGAACCTAGAAATG GAATTGAGCCTGGTCACATCCCAGGTTCCCTGAACATTCCCTTTGTGGATTTCCTCACAGAGACTGGCTTCGAAAAGACCCCTGAGGAGATCCACAATTTGTTCCAGGAGAAGAAGGTGGAGCTCTCAAAGCCACTGGtagccacatgtggctctggagtcactgcctgccatgtggccctggGAGCATACCTCTGTGGCAAACCAGATGTGGCCATCTATGATGGTGCCTGGGTGGAGTGGTACATGCGTGCAGAGCCTGAAGACGTCAtatcagaggggaaggggaagattgTGTAA
- the MPST gene encoding 3-mercaptopyruvate sulfurtransferase isoform X2: MSQQFLYRALVSAKWVSEAIKSPQPGLAVRLLDASWYLPKMKRDPRREFEERHIPGAAFFDIDQCSDRTSPYDHMLPSTDDFAEYVGKLGVGNDSHVVVYDGSDQGLFSAPRVWWMFRAFGHDAVSLLDGGLKNWQREGYLLSSGKSRTAPAEFHASLDKSLVKSHEDIKKNVESRHFQLVDARSAGRFRGIEVEPRNGIEPGHIPGSLNIPFVDFLTETGFEKTPEEIHNLFQEKKVELSKPLVATCGSGVTACHVALGAYLCGKPDVAIYDGAWVEWYMRAEPEDVISEGKGKIV; the protein is encoded by the exons ATGTCACAGCAGTTCCTCTACCGTGCTTTGGTGTCAGCGAAATGGGTGTCAGAAGCCATCAAGtccccacagcctgggctggctgtgaggCTCTTAGATGCATCCTGGTACCTCCCGAAAATGAAGCGTGATCCCCGGCGGGAATTTGAGGAGCGCCATATCCCCGGGGCAGCCTTCTTTGACATTGACCAGTGCAGTGACCGTACCTCACCATATGACCATATGTTGCCTAGTACAGATGACTTTGCAGAGTATGTGGGCAAGCTGGGTGTGGGAAATGACTCTCACGTGGTTGTGTATGATGGCAGCGATCAGGGGCTCTTCTCTGCTCCCCGGGTCTGGTGGATGTTCCGGGCCTTTGGGCACGATGCTGTTTCCCTTCTGGATGGTGGCCTGAAGAACTGGCAGCGAGAGGGGTATCTGCTGAGCTCTGGCAAGAGTCGGACAGCTCCTGCTGAGTTCCACGCCTCCCTAGACAAATCGCTGGTGAAGAGCCATGAGGACATAAAGAAGAACGTGGAATCTCGTCATTTCCAGCTGGTGGATGCTCGCTCTGCTGGGCGATTCAGGGGGATAGAGGTGGAACCTAGAAATG GAATTGAGCCTGGTCACATCCCAGGTTCCCTGAACATTCCCTTTGTGGATTTCCTCACAGAGACTGGCTTCGAAAAGACCCCTGAGGAGATCCACAATTTGTTCCAGGAGAAGAAGGTGGAGCTCTCAAAGCCACTGGtagccacatgtggctctggagtcactgcctgccatgtggccctggGAGCATACCTCTGTGGCAAACCAGATGTGGCCATCTATGATGGTGCCTGGGTGGAGTGGTACATGCGTGCAGAGCCTGAAGACGTCAtatcagaggggaaggggaagattgTGTAA